TATCGGCAACACGGCCAACGAGGAGCGCCGGTGAGACTGACTGCAGACGGGCTTCGCCACTGGGAGAACAAGCGCATCACCTTGCTCGGCATGTCCGGGGTCGGCAAGACCCGGCTCGCGACCCTGCTGCGGCAATCCCAGTGGTTCCACTACTCCGGCGACTACCGCATCGGGACGCGCTATCTGGATGAAGCGATCCTCGACAACATCAAGTCCCAGGCGATGCAGATCCCGTTCTTGCGCGAGCTGTTCCGCTCAGACTCGATCTACATCTGCAACAACATCACGGTGGACAACCTGAAACCGCTGTCCACCTTCCTCGGCAAGCTCGGCAACCCGGAGCGCGGGGGCCTGGGCCTCGCGGAGTTCAAACGCCGCCAGTCCCTGCATCGCGAGGCCGAGATCCGCGCCATGAAGGACGTGCCCGATTTCATCCGCAAGGCACGCGACATCTACGGATACCGGCACTTCGTGAACGACGCCGGCGGCAGCCTGTGCGAGATCGACGACCCCGAGCCGCTCCGCATCCTCGCCGAGCACACGCTCATCCTCTATATTCAAGCCACCGCCGAGGACGAGGCCATCCTCATCCGGCGCGCTCTCGCCGATCCCAAACCGCTGTACTATCGCGACACGTTCCTGGACGAAGAGCTCGACCTCTTCATGCGCGAGCGCGGCCTCCCTTATATCGCGCTCGTCGATCCCGACGATTTCGTGCGCTTCGTGTTCCCGAGGCTCTTCCGATCGCGCATCCCGCGCTACGAGGCGATCGCCATGGAATACGGCTACACCGTGACCACCAGCGAGCTGGCCGGGGTCGCGAGCGAGGCCGATTTCCAGACGCTCCTCGCGACCGTGCTCGATCGGACCCCGGCCGGCGCCTGAGCATGCCGCTCGTCGCC
This sequence is a window from Pseudomonadota bacterium. Protein-coding genes within it:
- a CDS encoding ATPase, which produces MRLTADGLRHWENKRITLLGMSGVGKTRLATLLRQSQWFHYSGDYRIGTRYLDEAILDNIKSQAMQIPFLRELFRSDSIYICNNITVDNLKPLSTFLGKLGNPERGGLGLAEFKRRQSLHREAEIRAMKDVPDFIRKARDIYGYRHFVNDAGGSLCEIDDPEPLRILAEHTLILYIQATAEDEAILIRRALADPKPLYYRDTFLDEELDLFMRERGLPYIALVDPDDFVRFVFPRLFRSRIPRYEAIAMEYGYTVTTSELAGVASEADFQTLLATVLDRTPAGA